A genome region from Cumulibacter manganitolerans includes the following:
- a CDS encoding NADPH-dependent FMN reductase → MSKPVLQIIVCSTRPGRVGKPVADWFADAARVHGAFEVQVADLAEIDLPFLDEPNHPRLQKYTHEHTKRWSARIAGSDAYVFVTPEYNYGFNAPTKNALDYLFHEWQSKPVGFVSYGGVSGGLRAVQMLKQVATTLQMFPMSAAVAIPMVAGMLSEDRRTFHPTDVVRDSARALLDELARTAPVMAGLR, encoded by the coding sequence GTGAGCAAGCCCGTCCTTCAGATCATCGTCTGCAGCACCCGCCCGGGTCGCGTGGGCAAGCCGGTCGCGGACTGGTTCGCGGACGCCGCTCGCGTGCACGGCGCGTTCGAGGTCCAGGTGGCCGACCTGGCGGAGATCGATCTGCCGTTCCTCGACGAGCCCAACCACCCCCGGCTGCAGAAGTACACCCATGAGCACACCAAGCGATGGTCGGCGCGGATCGCCGGCTCGGACGCCTACGTCTTCGTGACGCCCGAGTACAACTACGGCTTCAACGCGCCGACCAAGAACGCCCTCGACTACCTCTTCCACGAGTGGCAGAGCAAGCCGGTCGGCTTCGTGTCGTACGGCGGTGTCTCCGGCGGCCTGCGCGCGGTGCAGATGCTCAAGCAGGTGGCCACGACGCTGCAGATGTTCCCGATGTCGGCGGCGGTCGCGATCCCGATGGTCGCCGGGATGCTCAGCGAGGACCGCCGGACGTTCCACCCGACCGACGTCGTGCGGGACTCGGCGCGCGCACTGCTCGACGAGCTCGCCCGGACCGCACCCGTCATGGCCGGTCTCCGCTAG
- a CDS encoding class II glutamine amidotransferase, translating into MCRLLGYVTGVPAPISASLGEGLFGQFTSLCTIHCDGWGMAWRRPDGIGIRTSPESALVDPAYAELAHQPLSDAGMVHLRWATDGLAVSPENTHPFTDGRLALAHNGSIAPIAELESLLTAESLAAVRGTTDSERYFRYLVQEIGAAADEPEPEAVRRTISALHHRFPTSSLNALLLSPSHLYAVHVNSAATGPIRSVRAMYDSADDIPLGHADSSGYFAMAYRVRDEAVHVISSGVSPAGWQPVPLDSVLAIDLGTREVAVHAISTVTTAAGPRA; encoded by the coding sequence ATGTGCCGCCTGCTGGGCTATGTCACCGGCGTACCCGCGCCGATCTCCGCGAGCCTCGGGGAGGGGCTGTTCGGGCAGTTCACCTCGCTGTGCACCATTCACTGTGACGGCTGGGGCATGGCGTGGCGCCGCCCGGACGGGATCGGGATCCGCACCTCGCCGGAGTCGGCCCTGGTCGATCCGGCGTACGCCGAGCTCGCCCACCAGCCGCTGTCGGACGCCGGGATGGTGCACCTGCGCTGGGCGACGGACGGCCTGGCGGTGTCGCCGGAGAACACCCACCCGTTCACCGACGGGCGTCTGGCCCTCGCGCACAACGGGAGCATCGCCCCGATCGCCGAGCTGGAGAGCCTGTTGACCGCCGAGTCGCTGGCCGCGGTACGCGGCACCACGGACTCCGAGCGGTACTTCCGCTACCTCGTCCAGGAGATCGGCGCGGCGGCTGACGAGCCTGAGCCCGAAGCAGTCCGGCGGACGATCTCCGCGCTGCACCACCGGTTTCCGACGTCCAGCCTCAACGCGCTGCTGCTCTCACCGAGCCACCTCTACGCCGTACACGTCAACAGCGCCGCGACCGGGCCGATCCGTTCGGTGCGGGCGATGTACGACTCGGCCGATGACATCCCGCTCGGTCACGCCGACTCCAGCGGCTACTTCGCGATGGCGTACCGGGTCCGCGACGAGGCCGTGCACGTGATCTCGAGCGGCGTCTCCCCTGCCGGGTGGCAGCCGGTTCCGCTGGACAGCGTGCTGGCGATCGACCTCGGCACCCGGGAGGTCGCGGTGCACGCGATCTCCACTGTGACGACAGCGGCGGGTCCTCGGGCGTGA
- a CDS encoding class I SAM-dependent methyltransferase, with product MDASDWDRRYAEARQWSVEPNQTAARLISALPAGRALDVAAGEGRMALWLAAQGWRVEALDFSAVGLQRGQQHAAADARVSWRVADVRTADLGERDFDLVLVLYLHLPRADMRDVLARCAAAVRPGGHLLVLGHDRENLSRGVGGPQEDAVLYDTALLGEAVDGWQVAQLEQIERSTDSGTAIDTLLFARRP from the coding sequence ATGGACGCTTCCGACTGGGATCGCCGCTACGCAGAGGCACGGCAGTGGTCCGTCGAACCGAACCAGACGGCGGCACGGCTGATCTCCGCCCTCCCGGCCGGCCGGGCGCTGGACGTCGCCGCGGGCGAGGGCCGGATGGCGCTGTGGCTGGCCGCGCAGGGATGGCGGGTGGAGGCGCTCGACTTCTCCGCCGTCGGCCTGCAACGCGGCCAGCAGCACGCGGCAGCGGACGCCCGCGTCTCCTGGCGCGTGGCCGACGTCCGCACCGCCGACCTCGGCGAGCGGGATTTCGATCTGGTGCTGGTCCTGTACCTGCACCTGCCGCGGGCCGACATGCGTGACGTGCTCGCCCGGTGCGCCGCGGCGGTCCGACCCGGTGGCCACCTGCTGGTCCTCGGTCACGACCGTGAGAACCTGTCGCGCGGCGTCGGCGGCCCGCAGGAGGACGCCGTCCTGTACGACACCGCGCTGCTCGGCGAGGCGGTCGACGGCTGGCAGGTCGCGCAGCTCGAGCAGATCGAACGCTCGACGGACAGCGGTACCGCGATCGACACGCTGCTTTTCGCCCGCCGCCCCTGA
- a CDS encoding class I adenylate-forming enzyme family protein translates to MSPFQLLEWWSHLPERPFASYENPAGRVLKVTYAQQVERSLRAAAVLRQLGVHRGNRVHVHLPNCPEFLDLWLGANAIGAVLVPTNPLSSVDELRHFLTDSGASASIADDDLIDAVKEAIAPGIRVLSRSELTTKAAAVTPTHSAPALGTDLAAILYTSGTTSRPKGVLVTNANYLAVGTACAQHYSVGPDDRWLIVLPFFHANAQYYPTMSALRVGASIAVMPSFSATKYGAQVRRHRATLASLFAAPIRMILAQPESRHDKYSTLRTTMFAQAVTNDQAAKFERRFRTRLIHGYGMTETVIPPTLNPVGPERRPDSMGKLLPGVQVRIVGEDGSEVPDGEAGDLHVAGELGVTIAAGYWHNPEATEETFGGGWLRTGDVVRRDADGFFYFVDRSKDMIKRAGENVAAGEVERVVNEHPSVFECAAIGVADEMRDESIVVYVVIAEGHAFDGEALDAWCRERLAKFKVPSRFVQVAELPRTSVGKIRKTVLRELAARS, encoded by the coding sequence GTGTCTCCCTTCCAGCTCCTCGAGTGGTGGTCGCACCTGCCGGAGCGCCCCTTCGCGAGCTACGAGAACCCCGCCGGCCGGGTTCTGAAGGTCACCTACGCCCAGCAGGTCGAGCGGTCGCTGCGCGCCGCCGCGGTGCTGCGCCAGCTCGGCGTCCACCGCGGCAACCGGGTGCACGTCCACCTGCCCAACTGCCCGGAGTTCCTCGACCTTTGGCTGGGCGCCAACGCGATCGGCGCGGTCCTGGTGCCCACGAACCCGCTGTCGAGCGTGGACGAGCTGCGGCACTTCCTCACCGACTCGGGTGCCTCGGCGAGCATCGCCGACGACGACCTCATCGACGCGGTGAAGGAGGCGATCGCGCCGGGCATCCGGGTGCTCAGCCGCAGCGAGCTCACGACGAAGGCGGCCGCGGTCACGCCGACCCACTCGGCTCCCGCGCTCGGCACCGACCTCGCCGCGATCCTGTACACCTCGGGCACGACCAGCAGGCCCAAGGGCGTGCTGGTGACCAACGCCAACTACCTGGCGGTCGGCACCGCCTGCGCACAGCATTACAGCGTCGGACCCGACGACCGCTGGCTCATCGTGCTGCCGTTCTTCCACGCCAATGCGCAGTACTACCCGACGATGTCCGCGCTGCGGGTCGGCGCGTCGATCGCCGTCATGCCGTCCTTCAGCGCCACGAAGTACGGCGCCCAGGTGCGGCGGCACCGCGCGACGCTCGCGTCGCTGTTCGCGGCGCCGATCCGGATGATCCTCGCGCAGCCCGAGAGCCGCCACGACAAGTACTCGACGCTGCGGACCACGATGTTCGCGCAGGCGGTCACCAACGATCAGGCGGCCAAGTTCGAGAGGCGCTTTCGCACCCGGCTCATCCACGGCTACGGCATGACCGAGACGGTCATCCCGCCGACGCTCAACCCGGTCGGGCCGGAGCGCCGCCCGGACTCCATGGGCAAGCTGCTGCCGGGCGTGCAGGTGCGGATCGTCGGCGAGGACGGCTCCGAGGTGCCGGACGGCGAAGCGGGCGACCTGCACGTGGCCGGCGAGCTCGGCGTCACCATCGCCGCCGGCTACTGGCACAACCCCGAGGCCACCGAGGAGACGTTCGGCGGCGGCTGGCTGCGCACCGGTGACGTCGTACGCCGCGACGCCGACGGCTTCTTCTACTTCGTCGACCGCTCGAAGGACATGATCAAGCGGGCCGGCGAGAACGTCGCCGCCGGCGAGGTCGAGCGGGTCGTCAACGAGCACCCGAGCGTCTTCGAGTGCGCGGCGATCGGGGTGGCCGACGAGATGCGCGACGAGAGCATCGTCGTGTACGTCGTGATCGCCGAGGGCCACGCCTTCGACGGCGAGGCGCTGGACGCGTGGTGCCGCGAGCGGCTGGCGAAGTTCAAGGTGCCCAGCCGGTTCGTCCAGGTCGCCGAGCTGCCCCGCACGTCGGTCGGCAAGATCCGCAAGACCGTCCTGCGCGAGCTCGCCGCGCGCAGCTAG
- a CDS encoding M3 family metallopeptidase, translating into MTLQLPPNETAHSWIAEQGTAALAAGREIVQRIKADPTAGALDVLDRWNELAIAVGEVSAIAGSFSELHPSEAARDAADLVSQDIAKLYTEIGLDRELYDVFAGLSEDGLDEQALRLLQKVRQDFTRSGVDKDDATRARITEINERMVVLSQDFGKHLRDDVRGIDVAPASLQGLPQDWIDAHPASDAGTVHITTDYPDMIPFSTFSTDAAARRALRLEFLNRGWPANDAILQELFALRREYATLLGYDSWADYNAETKMIGDGAAIAAFIDKIAAAAEESGLRDREVVLRRLQQDRPEATTIDAADLGYYAELVRKEQLDVDAQKVRTYFDFTKVRAGLLDVTGKLFGLRYEPVDAGLWHEDVTSYDVYLIDGGEHLGRIHLDLHPREGKFKHAAQFSLVNGIAGRQLPEGVLACNFSRGLMEHSDVVTLFHEFGHLVHHIVAGRQRWARFSGVATEWDFVEAPSQMLEEWAWDADILQTFATDAAGEPIPRELVDAMRKADDFGKGYQARTQMFYAAVSYWFHTRQYDDLTARLVELQAQYSLFPYIDGTHFHASFGHLDGYSSGYYTYMWSLVIAKDMFSAFDRDDLYARDAATRYRDRVLAPGGTKDAADLVEDFLGRPYSFDAFAAWLAE; encoded by the coding sequence ATGACTTTGCAGCTGCCACCCAACGAGACCGCCCACTCCTGGATCGCCGAGCAGGGCACGGCCGCGCTCGCGGCCGGTCGCGAGATCGTCCAGCGCATCAAGGCCGATCCGACCGCCGGCGCCCTCGACGTCCTCGACAGGTGGAACGAGCTGGCCATCGCGGTCGGCGAGGTGAGCGCGATCGCGGGCAGCTTCTCCGAGCTGCACCCCTCCGAGGCGGCGCGGGACGCAGCCGACCTGGTGAGCCAGGACATCGCCAAGCTGTACACCGAGATCGGGCTCGATCGCGAGCTGTACGACGTGTTCGCCGGGCTGAGCGAGGACGGGCTCGACGAGCAGGCGCTGCGGCTGCTGCAGAAGGTCCGCCAGGACTTCACCCGCTCCGGCGTCGACAAGGACGACGCGACCCGCGCGCGGATCACCGAGATCAACGAGCGCATGGTCGTGCTCAGCCAGGACTTCGGCAAGCACCTGCGCGACGACGTCCGCGGCATCGACGTCGCCCCGGCGTCCCTGCAGGGGCTGCCGCAGGACTGGATCGACGCGCACCCGGCCAGCGACGCCGGCACCGTGCACATCACCACGGACTACCCGGACATGATCCCGTTCAGCACGTTCAGCACGGACGCCGCCGCGCGCCGCGCGCTGCGCCTGGAGTTCCTCAACCGGGGCTGGCCGGCCAACGACGCGATCCTGCAGGAGCTGTTCGCGCTGCGGCGCGAGTACGCGACCCTCCTGGGCTATGACTCGTGGGCCGACTACAACGCCGAGACCAAGATGATCGGCGACGGCGCCGCGATCGCCGCGTTCATCGACAAGATCGCGGCCGCCGCCGAGGAGTCGGGCCTGCGCGACCGCGAGGTGGTGCTGCGGCGCCTGCAGCAGGACCGCCCCGAAGCCACGACGATCGACGCCGCCGACCTGGGCTACTACGCCGAGCTCGTCCGCAAGGAGCAGCTGGACGTCGACGCCCAGAAGGTCCGCACCTACTTCGACTTCACCAAGGTCCGCGCCGGCCTGCTCGACGTCACCGGCAAGCTCTTCGGCCTGCGCTACGAGCCGGTGGACGCCGGCTTGTGGCACGAGGACGTCACGTCGTACGACGTGTACCTCATCGACGGCGGCGAACACCTCGGTCGGATCCACCTCGACCTGCACCCGCGCGAGGGCAAGTTCAAGCACGCCGCGCAGTTCAGCCTGGTCAACGGCATCGCGGGCCGCCAGCTGCCCGAGGGGGTGCTGGCGTGCAACTTCAGCCGAGGGCTCATGGAGCACTCCGACGTCGTCACGCTGTTCCACGAGTTCGGCCACCTCGTGCACCACATCGTCGCCGGCCGGCAGCGGTGGGCCCGGTTCTCCGGCGTCGCCACCGAGTGGGACTTCGTGGAGGCACCCTCGCAGATGCTCGAGGAGTGGGCGTGGGACGCCGACATCCTGCAGACCTTCGCCACCGACGCCGCCGGCGAGCCGATCCCGCGGGAGCTCGTCGACGCGATGCGCAAGGCCGACGACTTCGGCAAGGGCTACCAGGCCCGTACCCAGATGTTCTACGCCGCCGTGTCGTACTGGTTCCACACCCGGCAGTACGACGACCTGACGGCGCGGCTGGTCGAGCTGCAGGCGCAGTACAGCCTGTTCCCGTACATCGACGGCACCCACTTCCACGCGTCGTTCGGCCACCTCGACGGGTACTCCAGCGGCTACTACACGTACATGTGGTCGCTGGTGATCGCCAAGGACATGTTCAGCGCGTTCGACCGCGACGACCTCTACGCGCGGGACGCCGCCACCCGCTACCGCGACCGGGTGCTCGCGCCCGGCGGCACCAAGGACGCCGCCGACCTCGTCGAGGACTTCCTCGGCCGCCCGTACTCCTTCGACGCGTTCGCGGCCTGGCTCGCCGAGTAG
- a CDS encoding IS110 family RNA-guided transposase, translating to MKEATTMVVVGADVHKRTHTFVAVDEVGKELGHKTFPATTPGHQDAVRWARARFGEELLWAIEDCRHLSARLERDLLTAGQSVVRVPPKMMAEQRRVARTRGKSDPIDALAVARAAQREPDLPVATHDETSRELKLLVDRRDDLVKHRTSTICRLLWHVHEIDPEFAPPKASLDRAVRQQQLADALARLPGIVAELARDELADVIELTRRINALERRITGLVEHAAPTLLAMPGVGALTAAKIVGETAGVARFKSEAAFARHAGIAPIPVWSGNTAGRVRLTRSGNRQLNAAVHRIAVTQIRLDGLGKTYYEKKKAEGMSTPEALRCLKRRLARVVFNHLVTDQITHKAASAPGLAAAA from the coding sequence GTGAAGGAGGCAACCACCATGGTTGTAGTTGGCGCGGATGTGCACAAGCGGACGCACACTTTTGTCGCGGTCGACGAGGTCGGCAAAGAGCTCGGGCACAAGACCTTCCCGGCCACGACCCCTGGTCACCAGGACGCGGTGAGGTGGGCTCGGGCGCGCTTCGGCGAGGAGCTGTTGTGGGCCATCGAGGACTGCCGTCACCTGTCCGCGCGTCTTGAACGTGATCTGCTTACGGCGGGCCAGTCGGTGGTGCGAGTGCCGCCGAAGATGATGGCCGAGCAGCGCCGCGTCGCTCGCACCCGCGGGAAGTCCGACCCGATCGACGCGCTCGCTGTCGCGCGGGCGGCACAACGTGAACCGGATCTGCCGGTCGCGACCCATGACGAGACCTCTCGGGAGCTCAAGCTCCTGGTCGACAGGCGCGATGACCTGGTCAAACACCGCACTTCGACGATCTGCCGTCTGCTGTGGCACGTCCACGAGATCGACCCCGAGTTCGCACCGCCGAAGGCATCGCTGGACCGCGCCGTGCGCCAGCAGCAGCTGGCCGACGCGCTGGCACGCCTGCCCGGGATCGTGGCGGAGCTTGCTCGTGACGAGCTCGCTGACGTGATTGAGCTGACGAGGCGAATCAACGCGCTCGAGCGGCGCATCACCGGCCTTGTCGAGCACGCGGCACCCACCCTGCTCGCGATGCCCGGCGTGGGTGCGTTGACCGCGGCCAAGATCGTCGGTGAGACCGCCGGGGTAGCCCGGTTCAAGTCTGAGGCCGCCTTCGCCCGTCACGCCGGGATCGCGCCGATCCCGGTCTGGTCGGGCAACACTGCCGGCCGGGTCCGGCTCACCCGATCCGGCAACAGACAGCTCAATGCCGCGGTCCACCGCATCGCTGTCACCCAGATCCGGCTCGACGGGCTCGGAAAGACCTACTACGAGAAGAAGAAGGCCGAGGGCATGTCCACCCCCGAAGCTCTGCGCTGTCTGAAACGGCGCCTCGCTCGCGTTGTCTTCAACCACCTGGTCACTGACCAGATCACCCACAAAGCAGCATCCGCACCTGGACTCGCGGCCGCTGCTTGA
- a CDS encoding ABC transporter ATP-binding protein, with the protein MLLRLLRTHLAGYKRLIAGIIALQLVGTMANLYLPSLNADIIDKGIATGDSGYIWSTGGWMLVVTALQITCSIAATYLAARTAMGFGRDVRSSVFNRVGEFSAREVGQFGAPSLITRTTNDVQQVQLLVVMTFGMMITAPIMATGGVIMALRQDVGLSWLMLVSVPALAVSIMLIIRRMIPLFRQNQALVDEVNGVLREQITGIRVIRAFVREDHEVERFDDANGRLAAVATSAGRYMMTIFPLVMFVLNVSGAAVLWFGAQRVESGELQVGSLTAFLAYLMQILMSVMMATFMMMMIPRAAVSAERIMEVLDTRSSVVPPENPVREVPGDTTVRLERVRFKFPGAAEPVLRDISFTAEPGRTTAIIGSTGAGKTTLLNLIPRLVDVTGGAVRIHGTDVRDLDPEVLWRGIGLVPQRPYLFSGTVASNLRYGNPAATDDDLWEALRIAQAEDFVLRLGGLDAPIAQGGTNVSGGQRQRLSIARALVSKPAIYLFDDSFSALDLGTDARLRAALRPVTGDAVVIVVAQRVSSIIDADQILVLEDGAVVGRGRHHELLDSCPTYAEIVESQATAEVAG; encoded by the coding sequence ATGCTGCTGCGGTTGTTGCGCACACATCTGGCCGGATACAAGAGGCTGATCGCCGGGATCATCGCCCTCCAGCTGGTCGGGACGATGGCGAATCTCTACCTGCCCAGCCTGAACGCCGACATCATCGACAAGGGCATCGCCACCGGCGACAGCGGCTACATCTGGTCGACCGGCGGCTGGATGCTCGTGGTCACCGCGCTGCAGATCACCTGCAGCATCGCCGCGACCTACCTCGCAGCGCGGACGGCGATGGGGTTCGGGCGCGACGTGCGGTCCTCGGTGTTCAACCGGGTCGGTGAGTTCTCGGCCCGCGAGGTCGGGCAGTTCGGCGCCCCGTCGCTGATCACCCGCACGACGAACGACGTCCAGCAGGTGCAGCTGCTGGTGGTGATGACCTTCGGCATGATGATCACGGCGCCGATCATGGCGACCGGCGGGGTCATCATGGCGCTGCGGCAGGACGTCGGGCTGTCCTGGCTCATGCTGGTCAGCGTCCCGGCGCTGGCCGTGTCGATCATGCTGATCATCCGCCGGATGATCCCGCTGTTCCGCCAGAACCAGGCCCTGGTCGACGAGGTCAACGGCGTCCTGCGTGAGCAGATCACCGGCATCCGCGTCATCCGGGCGTTCGTCCGCGAGGACCACGAGGTCGAGCGGTTCGACGATGCCAACGGCCGGCTCGCCGCGGTCGCGACGTCCGCCGGGCGCTACATGATGACGATCTTCCCGCTGGTGATGTTCGTGCTGAACGTCTCCGGCGCCGCCGTCCTGTGGTTCGGCGCCCAGCGCGTCGAGTCCGGCGAGCTGCAGGTCGGCTCCCTGACGGCCTTCCTCGCCTACCTGATGCAGATCCTGATGTCGGTGATGATGGCGACCTTCATGATGATGATGATCCCGCGGGCCGCGGTCAGCGCCGAACGCATCATGGAGGTGCTCGACACGCGCTCGTCCGTCGTCCCACCCGAGAACCCGGTCCGGGAGGTCCCCGGAGACACCACGGTCCGCCTCGAGCGCGTCCGGTTCAAGTTCCCCGGCGCCGCGGAGCCGGTGCTGCGCGACATCAGCTTCACGGCGGAGCCGGGCCGCACGACGGCCATCATCGGCTCCACCGGCGCCGGCAAGACGACGCTGTTGAACCTCATCCCGCGCCTGGTCGACGTCACCGGCGGCGCCGTGCGGATCCACGGCACCGACGTCCGCGACCTCGACCCGGAGGTGCTGTGGCGGGGCATCGGCCTGGTGCCCCAGCGGCCGTACCTGTTCAGCGGAACGGTCGCGTCGAACCTGCGCTACGGCAACCCGGCCGCCACCGACGACGACCTGTGGGAGGCGCTGCGGATCGCGCAGGCCGAGGACTTCGTGCTGCGTCTCGGCGGCCTCGACGCGCCGATCGCGCAGGGCGGCACCAACGTCTCCGGCGGCCAGCGGCAGCGGCTGTCCATCGCCCGCGCGCTGGTCAGCAAGCCGGCCATCTACCTCTTCGACGACTCGTTCTCCGCGCTCGACCTCGGCACCGACGCGCGCCTGCGCGCGGCCCTGCGGCCGGTCACCGGCGACGCGGTCGTCATCGTCGTCGCGCAGCGGGTGTCCTCCATCATCGACGCCGACCAGATCCTCGTCCTCGAGGACGGCGCCGTCGTCGGCCGCGGCCGCCACCACGAGCTGCTCGACAGCTGCCCGACGTACGCCGAGATCGTCGAGTCCCAGGCCACGGCGGAGGTGGCCGGATGA
- a CDS encoding ABC transporter ATP-binding protein — protein MMGQPVEKSLNFWPSTRRLMGWLAPERAKVSTVVALAVVSVVLSVIAPKILGHAMDIIFGGSIGKNVPPGVSRQEVIDGIRASGNARLADVLSAMPFVPGQGIAFASLRNTLLAVLALYVVSSLFQWLTGYLLNDAVQVTIRRMRRAVEDKLHRLPLSYFDRQPRGEILSRVTNDIDNIAQTLTQTLAQLLTALLTVIGVVVMMFVISPLLAIIALITIPLSGLVTAFIGKRSQKKFVAQWKHTGQLNAQIEEAFTGHELVKVFGRQKEVSAAFDATNQKLYEAAFGAQFISGMIMPVMFFIGNLNYVAIAVIGGIRITSGAMTLGDVQAFIQYSQRFTQPLTQVASMANLLQSGVASAERVFALLDAAEESPEPPAYPGEPGPGRVEFEHVSFAYSPDKPLISDLSLVADPGQTVAIVGPTGAGKTTLVNLIMRFYELDAGRITLDGVDIATMPRDQLRDRIGMVLQDSWLFGGTIRANIAYGKPDATDEEILAAARATYVDRFVHSLPDGYETVIDEEASNISAGEKQLITIARAFIAEPSLLILDEATSSVDTRTELLVQHAMSALRSDRTSFVIAHRLSTIRDADLILVMEDGQIVEQGTHESLLEREGAYWRLYNSQFTAALEPER, from the coding sequence ATGATGGGCCAGCCGGTGGAGAAGTCGCTGAACTTCTGGCCCTCGACCCGGCGGCTGATGGGCTGGCTCGCGCCGGAGCGCGCGAAGGTGAGCACCGTCGTCGCGCTCGCCGTGGTGAGCGTCGTGCTGTCGGTGATCGCCCCGAAGATCCTCGGCCACGCGATGGACATCATCTTCGGCGGCTCGATCGGCAAGAACGTCCCGCCCGGGGTCTCCCGCCAGGAGGTCATCGACGGGATCCGCGCGTCCGGCAACGCCCGCCTCGCCGACGTCCTGTCGGCGATGCCGTTCGTGCCCGGGCAGGGCATCGCGTTCGCGAGCCTGCGCAACACGCTGCTGGCGGTGCTCGCGCTGTACGTCGTGTCCTCGCTGTTCCAATGGCTGACCGGCTACCTGCTCAACGACGCCGTGCAGGTCACGATCCGCCGGATGCGCCGGGCCGTCGAGGACAAGCTGCACCGGCTGCCGCTGTCGTACTTCGACCGGCAGCCGCGCGGCGAGATCCTCAGCCGGGTCACCAACGACATCGACAACATCGCGCAGACGCTCACGCAGACCCTCGCCCAGCTGCTCACCGCGCTGCTGACGGTCATCGGCGTCGTCGTGATGATGTTCGTGATCTCGCCCCTGCTGGCGATCATCGCGCTGATCACCATCCCGTTGTCCGGGCTGGTCACCGCGTTCATCGGCAAGCGCTCGCAGAAGAAGTTCGTCGCGCAGTGGAAGCACACCGGCCAGCTCAACGCGCAGATCGAGGAGGCCTTCACCGGTCACGAGCTGGTGAAGGTGTTCGGCCGCCAGAAGGAGGTCTCGGCGGCCTTCGACGCGACCAACCAGAAGCTGTACGAGGCCGCGTTCGGCGCCCAGTTCATCAGCGGCATGATCATGCCGGTCATGTTCTTCATCGGGAACCTGAACTACGTCGCGATCGCGGTCATCGGCGGCATCCGGATCACCTCCGGCGCGATGACCCTCGGCGACGTGCAGGCGTTCATCCAGTACTCCCAGCGGTTCACCCAGCCGCTCACCCAGGTCGCGTCGATGGCCAACCTGCTGCAGTCCGGGGTGGCCAGCGCCGAGCGGGTCTTCGCGCTGCTGGACGCCGCGGAGGAGTCGCCCGAGCCGCCGGCGTACCCGGGGGAGCCGGGCCCGGGCCGGGTCGAGTTCGAGCACGTGTCATTCGCCTACAGCCCCGACAAGCCGCTGATCAGCGACCTGTCGCTGGTCGCCGATCCGGGCCAGACGGTCGCCATCGTCGGCCCCACCGGCGCCGGGAAGACGACCCTGGTCAACCTGATCATGCGGTTCTACGAGCTGGACGCCGGCCGCATCACCCTCGACGGCGTCGACATCGCCACGATGCCCCGCGACCAGCTGCGCGACCGGATCGGGATGGTGCTGCAGGACTCCTGGCTGTTCGGCGGCACGATCCGCGCCAACATCGCCTACGGCAAGCCCGACGCGACCGACGAGGAGATCCTCGCCGCGGCGCGTGCGACGTACGTCGACCGGTTCGTGCACTCGCTGCCGGACGGCTACGAGACCGTCATCGACGAGGAGGCCTCGAACATCTCCGCCGGCGAGAAGCAGCTCATCACCATCGCGCGGGCGTTCATCGCCGAGCCGTCGCTGCTGATCCTCGACGAGGCCACGTCCTCGGTCGACACCCGCACCGAGCTGCTCGTACAGCACGCCATGTCGGCGCTGCGCAGCGACCGGACGTCGTTCGTGATCGCGCACCGCCTCTCGACGATCCGCGACGCCGACCTGATCCTGGTGATGGAGGACGGCCAGATCGTCGAGCAGGGCACCCACGAGTCGCTGCTCGAGCGCGAGGGCGCCTACTGGCGGCTGTACAACTCGCAGTTCACCGCCGCGCTCGAGCCCGAGCGCTGA